In Streptomyces sannanensis, the DNA window CTGCTGCGACGGCTGGTGGGGCTGGCTGTCGAGGCGGGCTGCGAGAACGTCTACGCCGTCACCCAGGCCTCCAACACCGGGATGGTCGCGGTGATGCGAGGCCTGGGGCTGCCCCTCGACTACCAGATCGAGGAGGGGACGCTCGTGATCACTGCGCGGCTACGGACGGCGCCGGCACCGTCGCGTCCGCCGTACGAGCCGTACCAGCGGACGGAGCGCTGAGCGCCTCGGACAGATCGCGCCACAGGTCCTCGACGTCCTCGAGGCCCACGGACATCCGCAGCAGCCGGTCGCTGACGCCCGCCGACCGCCGGTCTCCCTCCTCCACGATGCGGTGGCTGATGGAGGCCGGATGCTGGATGAGCGTGTCGACACTGCCGAGGCTGACGGCCGGGGTGATCAGCCGCACGCCGGAGATCACCGCGTGCGGGTCGCCGTGCACCTCGAAGGCGACCATGGCGCCGCCCAGCTTCGGATAGTGGACACGGGCGACGCGCGGGTCGGCGGCCAGCCGCTGGGCCAGTTCCGCGGCGGTAGCCGACGCGGCCCGTACCCGCACGGGCAGAGTGGAGAGCCCGCGCAGCAGCAGATAGCCGGCCAGGGGGTGCAGCAACCCGCCGGTGGCGAAGCGGACCTGCCGCAGCGCACCCGCGAACTCCTTGTCACAGGCGACCACTCCGGCGATCACGTCGCCGTGCCCGCCCAGGTACTTGGTCGCACTGTGGAGCACGATCCTGGCGCCGCTCTCCACCGGCCGCTGGAGCACCGGGGTGGCGAAGGTGTTGTCGACGAGCAGCGGCACCGAACCGCAGGCATGCGCGATCGCCCGGATGTCGACCTCGGCGAGCGTCGGATTGGCCGGCGTCTCGACCATCACCAGGCCGGTGTCCGGGCGGATCGCGTCCGCGACGCCGGCCGGGTCGGTCCAGGTCACCTCGGTGCCGAGGAGACCGGCGGTGAGGAGGTGGTCGCTGCATCCGTACAACGGGCGCACGGCCACCACATGGCGAAGGCCGAGGCTCGCCCGTACCAGCAGCACCGCGCTCAGGGCCGCCATGCCGCTCGCGAAGGAGACGGCGCTCTCGGTGCCCTCGAGCCGTGCCAGGGCGGTCTCGAAGCGGGCGGTGGTGGGGTTGTCGAGCCGGGCGTAGACGGGCGACCCCTCCGGCAGCTCGCCGGTCGCGGCGAACTGGTCGATCCTGGCCGCCTCCGCCCTGCTGTCGGACGACGGGTACGTGGTGGACAGGTCGATCGGCGCCGCGTGCAGGCCCATGGCCGCGAGGTCCTCGCGTCCGGCGTGCACGGCTTCGGTGGCCAGAGCCCTGGGGGTGATGGGGGTGTCCGTATCCATATTCGAACCCTGAACGGTTACCGGTCCGTAGTGACCGACTGGCGTGTAACGTTCGGCGCATGGCCGATTCCGCCGTACTGGACGCGGTCGATCTGCACATATTGCGCCTCCTGCAGAACGACGCCCGGACCACCTATCGCGACCTCGCCGCCGAGGTCGGGGTGGCTCCCTCCACCTGCCTGGACCGGGTGGCCCGTCTGCGCCGCATCGGGGTGATACTCGGCCATCAACTGCGCGTCGACCCCGCCAAGCTCGGCCGCGGCATCGAGGCGCTGCTGTCGGTGCAGGTGAGACCGCACCGCAGGGAGCTGATCGGCCCCTTCGTGGACCGCATCCGGGCACTGCCCGAATCACGCGCGCTGTTCCATCTCACCGGGCCCGACGACTATCTGGTGCATGTGGCCGTGACAGACACCGCCGATCTCCAGCGACTGGTCCTGGACGAATTCACCTCACAACGCGAAGTGGCCAGGGTCGAAACCAGGCTCATCTTCCAGCAGTGGGACTGCGGTCCACTGCTGCCGCCCGCATCGGGCCGTTGACCGACGGATACCGATCGTCGAATAGTGGTGACGCGGGGCGCTCGCGCGTATGAGGATGTCCGCATGCCAGACACTTCCAGCACCGCACTTCCCCGTCAGGTCGCCGACGCCTACGTCGACGCGCTCATCGAACTCGACCCGGTCACCGGGACCTACCTGGGAGTCGAGGAGAGCTCCCGCCGTCTCCCCGACTTCTCACCCGCCGGACAGGAGGCCCTCGCCGGACTCGCCCGGGCCACCCTCGTCCGGCTGACCGAGGCCGAGAAGCTCCCGGGTGCGGACACCGACGAGGAGCGGCGCTGCGCCCGGCTGCTGCGCGAGCGGCTGACGGCCGAACTCGCCGTGCACGAGGCCGAGGAGGGTCTGCGTACCGTCAGCAACATCCACTCGCCCGCGCACGTGGTGCGCGAGGTGTTCACCATGACGCCCACGAAGACGGAGGAGGACTGGGCCGCGATCGCCGAGCGGCTGCGTGCCGTGCCCGCCGCTCTTGAGGGGTACCGCGCCTCGCTCGCGCTGGGTCTCGAGCGCAAGCTGTACGGCGGACCGCGCGCCACGGCCACGTTCATCGACCAGCTGACCGACTGGGCGGGCTCCGAGCGCGGCTGGTTCGAGGAGTTCGCCGCGGACGGCCCGGAGGCACTGCGCGCCGAGCTGGACACCGCCGCCCGGGGTGCCACGGAGGCCGTCACCGCGCTGCGCGACTGGATGCGCGACGTGTACGCGCCCGCGATCGAGGGCCGGCCGGACACCGTGGGCCGTGAGCGGTACGCCCGCTGGTCGCGCCACTTCAACGGCACCGACCTGGACCTGAACGAGGCCTACGCGTACGGCTGGTCCGAGTACCACCGGCTGCTCGGCGAGATGAAGACCGAGGCCGACAAGGTCCTTCCCGGCGCGGGCCCCTGGGAGGCGCTGGCCCACCTCGACGAGCACGGAACGCACATCGAGGGAGTCGACGAAGTCCGCGTCTGGCTGCAGAACCTCATGGACGAGGCGATCGAGGCGCTGGACGGCACCCACTTCGAACTCGCCGAGCGAGTACGCAAGGTGGAGTCCCACATCGCGCCGCCCGGCGGCGCGGCCGCCCCTTACTACACCGGCCCCTCCGAGGACTTCTCCCGCCCCGGCCGCACCTGGCTGCCCACCATGGGCGAGACCCGCTTCCCCGTGTACGACCTGGTGTCGACCTGGTACCACGAGGGTGTCCCCGGCCACCATCTGCAGATCGCCCAGTGGACGCATGTCGCCGACAAGCTCTCCCGCTACCAGGCGAGCGTCGGCCAGGTCAGCGCCAACTCCGAGGGCTGGGCCCTGTACGCCGAGCGGCTCATGGACGAACTGGGCTTCCTGCCGGACCCGGAGCGCCGGCTCGGCTACCTCGACGCCCAGATGATGCGCGCCTGCCGCGTCATCGTGGACATCGGCATGCACCTGGAGCTGGAGATCCCGGCGGACTCGCCGTTCCACCCTGGCGAGCACTGGACCCCTGAGCTGGCGCAGGAGTTCTTCGGCATGCACAGTGGCCGCCCCGCGGACTTCGTGGAGAGCGAGCTGACCCGCTATCTCTCGATGCCCGGCCAGGCCATCGGCTACAAGCTCGGCGAACGCGCCTGGCTCCTGGGCCGCGAGAACGCCCGCAAGGCCCACGGTGACGCCTTCGACGCCAAGGCCTGGCACATGGCTGCCCTTTCCCAGGGCTCGCTGGGCCTGGACGACCTGGTGGACGAGCTCTCGAAGCTCTGACCGGGACCGGCGGGCGCCCCTGTCCGGCGCCCGCCCCACAACGCCCTCACGGCCGGTGCCGCACCGAGGAACCGTGCCGTTCCTTGACTACCTCCAGCTGCGCCGGGATACGCCGCCGCAGATCGCCGACATGGCTGACGATTCCGACACTGCGGTCACGCTCCCGCAGTGAGTCCAGTACGTCCAGGACCTCGTCCAGCGTCTGGTCGTCCAGACTGCCGAAGCCCTCGTCGATGAAGAGTGTGTCGAGCCGGACGCCGCCCGCCTCGTCGGTGACCACATCGGCGAGGCCGAGCGCGAGGGCGAGCGAGGCGAAGAAGGTCTCCCCGCCGGAGAGAGTGGCGGTGTCCCGCTCACGCCCCGTCCAGGCGTCCACGACGTGCAGCCCGAGCCCGGAACGCCCCCGCCCGCCCCTGGCATCGGAGTGCACCAGGGTGTAACGGCCGCCGGACATCCGGTGCAGCCGTACAGTCGCCGCGGCCGCGACCTGCTCCAGCCGGGCAGCGAGGACGTACGACTCCAGCCGCATCTTGCGTTCGTTGTCCGCGGAGGTGCCCGCGGTCAGCGCCGCCAGGCGGGCCACCCGGTCGTACTCCTCGCGCAGCGGGCCGAGCCGCCGGACCTCCAGCGTGGCCTCACCCGCCAGCCGGCCCAGCTCGGCACACCGCTCGCGTGCGGCGGCCAGCGCCGCCGCCGCGGCCCGTACCGCACGCTCCGCGGCGGTGGAGGCGGCCTCGGCCTCCTCCGGACGGGCCTGCGGCCGGCGGGCGGCCGCGGCGGCGTCCCGGTCGCGGAGCCGGTCCGTGACAGCGGCCTCCTCGGCCTGGAACGCGTCGAGCCGGTGCTGGAGTTCGCGCTGCGCGGCATCGTCGAGCAGCGCCTCCGCGGCCTCCTGCGGGGTGGTGAACCCGGCCCGGAAGGCCACTTCGGAAAGCCTGCCGTCGGCGTCCTTCAGCCGATGCGCGGTGGCTTCGACGCCCCGGACCGCGTCGGCGGCCCCGGCCAGCAGCCGCACCCGCCGCTCCAGCAGCGCCGCCTGCGCGGCCACACTCTCCGACTCGCCGCGCGCTTCGGCCAGTTGAGCCTCCAGCACCTCCTGCTCGCGGTCGAGCGCCTCGCGCCGCGAGGTACGGGCGGCGGCGCGCCGCTCGGCCTGCTGCTGGGCGGCCAGCCGCTCCGCGTGCTCCCGCTCGGCACGGTCGAGCGCCGCGCGGGCGGCGTGCATACCGGCCGCCACGGCATGCGTCTCGGCGTGTTCGCGCCGCAGCCGGCCGGCCAGTTCGGCGAGGTCGGCCACCGCGGAGTCACCGGCCTCGGCACGCGCGGCGGCGAAGTCCTCCCGCAATGCGGCGAGTCGACGTTCGGCCGTACCGCGCGCCTCGTCGGCACGCTGGTGCGCGTCGAACGCCACTTCCTCCGCCGTACGGTCCACATGGCCCGCCTCGGCGGTGGCGGGCGCGGGGTGCTCCGTCGCGCCGCACACCGCGCAGGGCTCGCCGTCGCTCAGGCCGGCGGCAAGCTCCGCCCGCATGCCGCGCAGTCTGCGTTCCCTGAGGTCCAGCCATGCCTCGTGCGCGTCATTGGAGTGCTCGCGGGCGGTACGCAGCCGCTCCTCGCCCTCCGCGGCCCGCGCCGCCAGCTCGTCGCGCAGGCGGGCGGCTTCGAGTCGACGGCCGGCCGTGTCGAGCTGCCCGGCGAGCTGCTCGGCGCGAGTGGCAGCCTCGTGCGCGGCCTCGATCCGGTCCTGATGCCCGTGGCGTACGGTCTCCCAGTCGGCCAGCCAGGCCGCCGCGTCCTGGAGCAGTTCGTCATCGGCCCTGGCCTGCCGGTCCAGCGCGGCGAGCTCGGCCATGATCTCGGCGCTGCGCGGCTCGGCGTGACGCGCGGACTCCAGCGCCCCGAGGTCCTGGCGGAGCCGGCCCGCCAGATCGGCGAGCTGCTCGGCCCCCGCCTCGGCGAGCGGCCCCGGCAACTGAGCCCTGAACCGTTCACAGGCGCTGCTCGCCGCGGCGTGCTCACGCTCGGCGTCCACGCGCAGGGCGAGCGGGGAGGCGACACGGTCGGCCTTGCGGGCCCGGTCGAGCCCCTCACGCAGCCGGTCCCGTTCGGGCCGGCGCGACTCGAGGGTCTCGGCGCGGCGCCCGGTGTCCGCGTACTGCGCCTGGAGCCGGGCCAGGTTCCGCTCGTCCTCCAGGGCGCGGCGGGCGGCGGCCTGCCGGCCTTCGGCGGCCAGCAGGGCGCACTCGGCGATGTCGAGCCGCTCGCGGGCATCACCGCGTGCGACGGCGGCCCAGGCGAGGACCGCCTCGGCGAGCCCGGGGTCGCCGGGCCTTCCCTCGGGCAGCGGCCGGTCGCCGGGGCCGGCTCCGGCAGCCTGGGCCATCCGCTGCGCGACGGCGATGAGCCTCTCGTCCCCGACCCGCACCTGCTGTTCCGCGGCCCGGCGCAGCTCGGCGAGCCGGTCCTCGACGGCGGCGAACCGACGCGTGTCGAAGAGCCGGCCGAGCAGCTTGCCCCTCGCCTCGGCGTCCGCGCGCAGAAAACGCGCGAAGTCACCCTGGGGCAGCAGCACCACCTGGCAGAACTGCTCCCGGTTCATACCGATGAGCTGGGCGATCTCCTCGCCCAGCTCCTGGTGGGAGCGGCTCAGCGCCCGCCACTCGCCGCTGTGCGGGTCGTACTCGCGCAGCCAGGACTGCGCCTTCTCCGTGGTGAAACCGCTGCCGCGCTTCTTCGGCCGGTCCTGCGCCGGCCGCCGGGTGATCTCCAGCCGCCGGCCGCCGACCGTCAGCTCCAGACAAACCTCGGTGACCTCTCCCCGGGCGGCATGATCGCTGCGCAGGGTGGCGCCGGGGCTCTGCCGGGCGCCGGGCACGGCCCCGTACAGCGCGAAGCAGACCGCGTCGAGCACGGATGTCTTGCCCGCGCCCGTCGGCCCGTGCAGCAGAAAGAGCCCGGCCTCCGAGAGCGCGTCGAAGTCGACCCGCTGCTCGCCCCCGAACGGCCCGAAGGCGCTGACGCTCAGCCGGTGCAGCCTCATCGGGCCCCCTCGCGCACTGTCTCGTCGATCCGTACGTCCTCGAAGGCGCCGCGCAGCACCGTGCGCTCCCGCTCGTCGGGCCCGCCGCCGCGCACATGGGCCACGAAGTCCTCCGCGATCTGCTGATCGCTGCGCCCCCGGAGGCGCTGCGCGTACGAGACGAGCGGATCCTCGTCGCGCCTCTCCGGGTCGAAGACCAGGCTCAGGGTGTGCGGAAAGCGTGCCGCGATCCGCGCCATGGCGTCGGCAGGCCGCACCGGGTCGGTGAGCGTCGCCTCCACCCACGCCTCCTCGTGCGCCGCCAGTGCCGGGTCCTCCAGCAGTGCCTCCAGAGGCCCCCGGATACGGGCCAGCGGACGCGGCACCGGGCAGGCCAGGCGTTCCGCCGTGATCTCGCCCGACGGACCGAGGTCGACCAGCCACATGGTCTTGCGGTGGCGGGTCTCGGAGAACGAGTACGCGAGGGGGGAGCCCGAGTAACGCACACGCTCGGTGAGCGTCTGGCAACCGTGCAGATGGCCGAGCGCCACATAGTCCACGCCGTCGAAGACCCCCGCCGGGACCGCGGCCACACCGCCGAGGGTGATGTCGCGCTCGCTGTCGCTGGGTTCGCCCCCCGCCACGAAGGCATGCGCGAGGACGACCGACCGCGTACCGGCCGGCCGGCCCGCCAGATCGGCCCGTACCCGGTCCATGGCGGCGCTCAGCACCGCCTCGTGCCCGGCCTTCTCCGCCCCCAACGCGTCGCGCACCAGGGCGGGTTCGAGATACGGCAGCCCGTAGAACGCGACCTCGCCGTGGGCGTCGCGGAGCACCATCGGCGTCCCGCACCCGGCCGGATCGGTACGCAGATGTATCCCCGCACGCTCGATCAGTCCGGCCCCCACCCCGAGCCTGCGCGCCGAGTCATGGTTCCCGGAGATCATGACTGTCGGCACCCCGGCTTCGGCGAGCCCGTGAATGGCCCGGTCGAAGAGCTCGACGGCGGCGAGCGGCGGCACGGCCCGGTCGTACACGTCCCCCGCGACCAGCACCGCGTCCACGTCGTGCTCACGCACCGCAGTCACCAGGTGATCGAGGAAGACGGCCTGGGCTTCGAGCAGGCTCACTCTGTGGAACGAACGTCCCAGATGCCAGTCCGAGGTGTGCAGAAGCCTCAAGAGACCGCTCCGACCTGCATGTTTCCCTACCTCCGCCCCTGAGACCAGCACCGAATCAGCCCGGGACCCGACTGTCGGCACCCACCACGCTAGCGCCAGTGACCACGTGATCCCCCACAGACCTCGGATCTCGACCCCTCCGTTCACGGGACGGCACCAGGGAACGGAGCCGACGCTCCGAGGGATGCTCCACGCAGTGGTACGCGACGGCCGCGAGAGCCAGGCTGACCGCGAGGACGAGCAGCCACACCATGGCCGTCGCCCAGCCGGACCCAGGACGGCCGTACACACCGACGTACGCGCGGATGACGATCACGTGGGTCAGGTAACCAGACGAACGACCAGTGCCCGAGCGGCACGGCCCACGCCCCGCCGAGGCCGGTGCGCCGGCCGGTCAGGTCCCGCCTGGGCAGCCGCCACCAGCAGCGCGCGGAGGGGCGTCGAGAACAGCTGGGACGCGCTGTACGGGCCGTACCGCACGCCGTCCGGGACGTCCTCGGACCACGGGACCAGAGCGAGGTGCCAGAGAGCGAGGTGCCAGAGGACGACGAGCACGGCAGCCGTCGGCAGTCCCACGGGCGGCCGCCACCCCCACGGTCAGCGCGGGCAGCCGGTCCCGCCCCGTCACCTCGGGCGTCACCCGTACGCTTCCCCGCCCAGCTCCAGCCCCGCCGTGCCGGCGGTGGTGTCGGCGAGCCAGGCCCGGAAGGAATCGACGTCCGCCTCGGGCAGACCCAGCTCGATGGTCACGGCCTCGGCGCCGTACCGCACCTCGCGCACCGCGCGCCCAGTGGCCCGCAACTCGTTCTCCAGCTTCCCCGCACGCTGGAAGTCGACGGTGACGGTGGCCAGCCGGAACCGCTGCCTGGTGATCGTGCCGAGCGCGTCGAGCGCCTCGCCGACCACTCCCCCGTACGCCCGGATCAGGCCGCCCGCGCCGAGCTTCACCCCGCCGTAGTAGCGGGTGACGACGGCCACGACATAGCGCACCTCGCGGCGCATCAGCATCTGCAGCATCGGCACTCCGGCCGTACCGCCCGGTTCGCCGTCGTCGCTCGCCTTCTGCACGGATGCGTCCGCGCCGATGACGTACGCGAAGCAGTTGTGGGTCGCCGTCGGATGCTCCTTGCGGATCCGGGCGATGAAGGCCTGCGCCTCCTGTTCGGTGGCGGCGGGGGCGAGCGCGCAGATGAACCGCGATCGGTTGATCTCGGTCTCGTGCACGCCCTCGCGGGCGAGGGTCCGGTACTGCTCCTGCATCCCGCCACCCTATGCGGCGCCCGGCGCCGCCCGTACATCGCCCATGCCCGCCCGGCGCGACGGTGAGCCACCTCGCCCTTACCGGCCGAACAGCTCCGTGATCGTCCGGCGGTCCGCTCCCGGCATGCGCTCGCGGCGCGGGGCACCCACTCACGCCTCGTAGGTCTTCTTCCAGCGCACCCGGTGCCGTCCGTCCCCCTGGCCCTCGCCGTTGACACCCATGAGCGAAGTGATGGTCGTCCCGTTGTTCCACAGGCCGAGGTGGTCCCGGTGCAGTGCCACGATGTCGTTTTCCAGGGCGAAGGTCTCGGACGGGCGGGTGAACCGGGTGGTGGTCACGAAGATGGCGACGTCCGCCTTGAAGTGCACCTTTGCTCCGAGGAGATCACGCACTTCGCGGCTGGCGATGCTGCTGCTCGGCGCGTACCGCTTGCACTGGACCACCATGGCCCTGCCGTCCGGCAGACGCCCGAGCACATCGGCGCCGTTGTCACCGGCCCCACCCACGCGGCGTACCTCGGTGCAGCCGTCGCGGCGGCAGAGGCCCGCGACCAGTTCCTCGAACTCCGTACCGGACATCGCGTCGACTTCCGCGAGTGTGCGGTGCCCCGCCTTGACCGCCTCCGCTTCCCGCCAGCTGCGGTCGCGGCGGCGCAGCAGACGGTCCGTGCGCCACAGCCACCCGGCCAGGACGCCGAGGGAGCAGATGAGGAGCGTTCCGACGACGTACGCCCAGATCGCGGACCAGACCACCACGAGGAGTATCAGCAGCAGCAGGCCGCCGCCCGCCAGCGCGGTCTTCAGCCGCGCATCCCTGCGCCTGAGTACGGCTGAGCGGCGTCCTCTGCGAGCGGCCATGCGCGACTCCCCCTCTGTCGGCTTCCGAGAAGCAGTGTGAACAGCGCATGGGGTGCTGGAAAGAGTGCCTGTCGGCCAAGGCGCAATCCAGGCCCGAAAGAGTGCCGCATCCGTTCAGTACCCGGCGAGCCGGCCCATCGGCATCAGGCTCCCACGGCGCATCCTGCCGCCGGGAATCCAGCGCGGCCGATGCCCGTTCTCCTCCAGGGAACATCCACGACACCGGAGGCAGAGCGTGCACAGCGAGACGGACACCGTCCGCAGGATCCTCAACGAGCACGGCGACACATGGGCGATCGTCGGCCTGTCATCGAACGAGCAGCGGGCGGCCTATGGGGTCGCAGCGGTCCTGCAGCGCTACGGGAAGCGCATCGTTCCCGTGCACCCGAAGGCGGAGACCGTCCACGGGGAACAGGGCTATCCGTCCCTCGATGACATTCCCTTCCACGTCGACGTTGTGGACGTCTTCGTGAACAGCGAGCTCGCCGGCGCGGTCGCCGATCAAGCCGTCGCCAAGGGCGCCAAGGCTGTCTGGTTCCAGCTCGGCGTTGTCGATGACGCCGCGTA includes these proteins:
- a CDS encoding trans-sulfuration enzyme family protein; protein product: MDTDTPITPRALATEAVHAGREDLAAMGLHAAPIDLSTTYPSSDSRAEAARIDQFAATGELPEGSPVYARLDNPTTARFETALARLEGTESAVSFASGMAALSAVLLVRASLGLRHVVAVRPLYGCSDHLLTAGLLGTEVTWTDPAGVADAIRPDTGLVMVETPANPTLAEVDIRAIAHACGSVPLLVDNTFATPVLQRPVESGARIVLHSATKYLGGHGDVIAGVVACDKEFAGALRQVRFATGGLLHPLAGYLLLRGLSTLPVRVRAASATAAELAQRLAADPRVARVHYPKLGGAMVAFEVHGDPHAVISGVRLITPAVSLGSVDTLIQHPASISHRIVEEGDRRSAGVSDRLLRMSVGLEDVEDLWRDLSEALSAPSAGTARTADATVPAPSVAAQ
- a CDS encoding SMC family ATPase, with translation MRLHRLSVSAFGPFGGEQRVDFDALSEAGLFLLHGPTGAGKTSVLDAVCFALYGAVPGARQSPGATLRSDHAARGEVTEVCLELTVGGRRLEITRRPAQDRPKKRGSGFTTEKAQSWLREYDPHSGEWRALSRSHQELGEEIAQLIGMNREQFCQVVLLPQGDFARFLRADAEARGKLLGRLFDTRRFAAVEDRLAELRRAAEQQVRVGDERLIAVAQRMAQAAGAGPGDRPLPEGRPGDPGLAEAVLAWAAVARGDARERLDIAECALLAAEGRQAAARRALEDERNLARLQAQYADTGRRAETLESRRPERDRLREGLDRARKADRVASPLALRVDAEREHAAASSACERFRAQLPGPLAEAGAEQLADLAGRLRQDLGALESARHAEPRSAEIMAELAALDRQARADDELLQDAAAWLADWETVRHGHQDRIEAAHEAATRAEQLAGQLDTAGRRLEAARLRDELAARAAEGEERLRTAREHSNDAHEAWLDLRERRLRGMRAELAAGLSDGEPCAVCGATEHPAPATAEAGHVDRTAEEVAFDAHQRADEARGTAERRLAALREDFAAARAEAGDSAVADLAELAGRLRREHAETHAVAAGMHAARAALDRAEREHAERLAAQQQAERRAAARTSRREALDREQEVLEAQLAEARGESESVAAQAALLERRVRLLAGAADAVRGVEATAHRLKDADGRLSEVAFRAGFTTPQEAAEALLDDAAQRELQHRLDAFQAEEAAVTDRLRDRDAAAAARRPQARPEEAEAASTAAERAVRAAAAALAAARERCAELGRLAGEATLEVRRLGPLREEYDRVARLAALTAGTSADNERKMRLESYVLAARLEQVAAAATVRLHRMSGGRYTLVHSDARGGRGRSGLGLHVVDAWTGRERDTATLSGGETFFASLALALGLADVVTDEAGGVRLDTLFIDEGFGSLDDQTLDEVLDVLDSLRERDRSVGIVSHVGDLRRRIPAQLEVVKERHGSSVRHRP
- a CDS encoding DUF885 domain-containing protein, whose protein sequence is MPDTSSTALPRQVADAYVDALIELDPVTGTYLGVEESSRRLPDFSPAGQEALAGLARATLVRLTEAEKLPGADTDEERRCARLLRERLTAELAVHEAEEGLRTVSNIHSPAHVVREVFTMTPTKTEEDWAAIAERLRAVPAALEGYRASLALGLERKLYGGPRATATFIDQLTDWAGSERGWFEEFAADGPEALRAELDTAARGATEAVTALRDWMRDVYAPAIEGRPDTVGRERYARWSRHFNGTDLDLNEAYAYGWSEYHRLLGEMKTEADKVLPGAGPWEALAHLDEHGTHIEGVDEVRVWLQNLMDEAIEALDGTHFELAERVRKVESHIAPPGGAAAPYYTGPSEDFSRPGRTWLPTMGETRFPVYDLVSTWYHEGVPGHHLQIAQWTHVADKLSRYQASVGQVSANSEGWALYAERLMDELGFLPDPERRLGYLDAQMMRACRVIVDIGMHLELEIPADSPFHPGEHWTPELAQEFFGMHSGRPADFVESELTRYLSMPGQAIGYKLGERAWLLGRENARKAHGDAFDAKAWHMAALSQGSLGLDDLVDELSKL
- a CDS encoding restriction endonuclease, which gives rise to MAARRGRRSAVLRRRDARLKTALAGGGLLLLILLVVVWSAIWAYVVGTLLICSLGVLAGWLWRTDRLLRRRDRSWREAEAVKAGHRTLAEVDAMSGTEFEELVAGLCRRDGCTEVRRVGGAGDNGADVLGRLPDGRAMVVQCKRYAPSSSIASREVRDLLGAKVHFKADVAIFVTTTRFTRPSETFALENDIVALHRDHLGLWNNGTTITSLMGVNGEGQGDGRHRVRWKKTYEA
- a CDS encoding Lrp/AsnC family transcriptional regulator, whose protein sequence is MADSAVLDAVDLHILRLLQNDARTTYRDLAAEVGVAPSTCLDRVARLRRIGVILGHQLRVDPAKLGRGIEALLSVQVRPHRRELIGPFVDRIRALPESRALFHLTGPDDYLVHVAVTDTADLQRLVLDEFTSQREVARVETRLIFQQWDCGPLLPPASGR
- a CDS encoding CoA-binding protein; this translates as MHSETDTVRRILNEHGDTWAIVGLSSNEQRAAYGVAAVLQRYGKRIVPVHPKAETVHGEQGYPSLDDIPFHVDVVDVFVNSELAGAVADQAVAKGAKAVWFQLGVVDDAAYERTRAAGLDMVMDQCPAIELNSLR
- a CDS encoding exonuclease SbcCD subunit D, which translates into the protein MRLLHTSDWHLGRSFHRVSLLEAQAVFLDHLVTAVREHDVDAVLVAGDVYDRAVPPLAAVELFDRAIHGLAEAGVPTVMISGNHDSARRLGVGAGLIERAGIHLRTDPAGCGTPMVLRDAHGEVAFYGLPYLEPALVRDALGAEKAGHEAVLSAAMDRVRADLAGRPAGTRSVVLAHAFVAGGEPSDSERDITLGGVAAVPAGVFDGVDYVALGHLHGCQTLTERVRYSGSPLAYSFSETRHRKTMWLVDLGPSGEITAERLACPVPRPLARIRGPLEALLEDPALAAHEEAWVEATLTDPVRPADAMARIAARFPHTLSLVFDPERRDEDPLVSYAQRLRGRSDQQIAEDFVAHVRGGGPDERERTVLRGAFEDVRIDETVREGAR
- a CDS encoding YigZ family protein, with product MQEQYRTLAREGVHETEINRSRFICALAPAATEQEAQAFIARIRKEHPTATHNCFAYVIGADASVQKASDDGEPGGTAGVPMLQMLMRREVRYVVAVVTRYYGGVKLGAGGLIRAYGGVVGEALDALGTITRQRFRLATVTVDFQRAGKLENELRATGRAVREVRYGAEAVTIELGLPEADVDSFRAWLADTTAGTAGLELGGEAYG